One part of the Bacillus rossius redtenbacheri isolate Brsri chromosome 18, Brsri_v3, whole genome shotgun sequence genome encodes these proteins:
- the LOC134541193 gene encoding myoglobin-like isoform X2, producing MAAGRSKRGSGVADTLSGLTREDVRLVQGHWRAIEQNLAAVGVDVFVTMFTKHPEYQKLFRSLAHLPLEALRRHKALESHGATVMQALTRVVDGLSRPDADLRVMRDQGRLHAKWHVKEFHFLVRLHPPQRI from the exons ATGGCCGCCGGCAGGAGCAAGAGGGGCAGCGGAGTGGCTGACACGCTGTCGGGGCTGACCAGGGAGGACGTGAGGCTCGTTCAAGGTCACTGGCGGGCCATCGAGCAGAACCTGGCTGCCGTAGGCGTCGACGTCTTCGTCAC GATGTTCACCAAACACCCGGAGTACCAGAAGCTGTTCCGCAGCCTCGCGCACCTGCCGCTGGAGGCGCTGCGGCGGCACAAGGCGCTCGAGTCGCACGGCGCCACGGTGATGCAGGCGCTGACCCGCGTGGTGGACGGACTTTCGCGGCCCGACGCCGACCTGCGGGTCATGCGCGACCAGGGCCGCCTCCACGCCAAGTGGCACGTCAAGGAGTTCCACTTCCTGGTGCGTCTCCACCCGCCGCAGAG GATCTGA
- the LOC134541193 gene encoding myoglobin-like isoform X1 has translation MAAGRSKRGSGVADTLSGLTREDVRLVQGHWRAIEQNLAAVGVDVFVTMFTKHPEYQKLFRSLAHLPLEALRRHKALESHGATVMQALTRVVDGLSRPDADLRVMRDQGRLHAKWHVKEFHFLDLRREILEVLTRHLEDEMDDRAQDAWCRTLDFMFSGLLAGLEEGMRQSKK, from the exons ATGGCCGCCGGCAGGAGCAAGAGGGGCAGCGGAGTGGCTGACACGCTGTCGGGGCTGACCAGGGAGGACGTGAGGCTCGTTCAAGGTCACTGGCGGGCCATCGAGCAGAACCTGGCTGCCGTAGGCGTCGACGTCTTCGTCAC GATGTTCACCAAACACCCGGAGTACCAGAAGCTGTTCCGCAGCCTCGCGCACCTGCCGCTGGAGGCGCTGCGGCGGCACAAGGCGCTCGAGTCGCACGGCGCCACGGTGATGCAGGCGCTGACCCGCGTGGTGGACGGACTTTCGCGGCCCGACGCCGACCTGCGGGTCATGCGCGACCAGGGCCGCCTCCACGCCAAGTGGCACGTCAAGGAGTTCCACTTCCTG GATCTGAGGAGGGAGATACTGGAAGTGCTGACGCGGCACCTGGAGGACGAAATGGACGACAGGGCGCAGGATGCGTGGTGCAGGACACTGGACTTCATGTTCTCCGGTCTCCTAGCGGGGCTCGAGGAAGGGATGAGACAGTCGAAGAAGTGA